The Corvus moneduloides isolate bCorMon1 chromosome 1, bCorMon1.pri, whole genome shotgun sequence nucleotide sequence ATGGAcatggggggacatggggacacagaaggacagacacggggacatCGGGGGACAGAGACACACGGACAgatggacacggggacacacggacacagggggacacggTGGGACACAGACGCACGGGCACAGGGGGGCatggacacggggacacggagACACGgggacagatggacacagggacatggggacacggggacacggggacagatggacacagggacacacgggcacagggggacacggggacagatggacacggggacacggggacggatggacacagggacacacgggcACAGGGGAACAAGGACACCCGGACACAGCCGGACAAGACCACACTGACCACACTGACCCAACACCCCCAggcccccccctccccccagcgTCCCCCCACGCCGTCACCGCGTCCCCACTCACCCGCGGGCGCCTGCAGGTGGGTGCAGCCCAGGTACCCCACGACGCGCTGACCCCGCCCCATCCCCAACAGCACCTGGCGGGGGAGGGGGACACCACCCATGTGTCACCTGGGCCGGTCCCCGTcacccccccggcccccccggggtgtcccctcacctgtgccaccagcagcccctTGTTGGCCAGCGCGTCCTCGCGGGCGGCGTTGGGGAAGGGGTGGAAGCGGGCGGCCAGCGGCGGGAAGCGGCTGGCCAGCACCAGGCCACTGCCCAGCACCCGCAGCTGCCCGCAGCGCAGCCCCCCCGGGCCCACCCCCCACAGCACGTGCGGGAAGTGGCGGCCGAGCCGCCGGCGCAGGATGGTGGCCGCGGTGGCATCGAACACCTCCTGCAGGCACATGAAGTCGGTGTCCGGCGGGATGCGGGTGGTCAGCACCGAGGGCATCGGGTTGGCCAGCGGGACCGACCGCTCCGGCCCCAGGGTGGCCGCCGGTGAGGGAGCGGCTCCCGGGGCTGCGTTGGTCATCGGCACCGCCAGCGTCGGCACCGAGTCAACCGCTGGCCGCGGGTTGGCCACCGGCGTTGGGTTGGCCATCGCCATCTCCGGCCACGGCATGGTGCTAGCCACCGGTGCCGACGGACTGGCCGCCGTCCACGGATCCCCCCCGGGCGCCCCCGGCCCTGACCCGCTGCCCGGCTGCCCCCAGGCCACGGTGCTGAGCGTGCCCCCGTAGCCCCCTCCATCTCCCCGCTGCGGCTCCAGCAGCCCATCGCGGTGTCCGGAGCCCTCGGCCGGCGCTCCCGGCGCCAGCCGCTGACCGATGACCATGGCGCGCCAGCGGGTGCTGCCCAGGTTGCTGAAGCGGGCCAGGCCGCTGGGCATCAGGCACAGGTTGGCGGTCAGGAAGGTGAagccgcggggccgccgcgggtCCCAGGGCTCCGGCGTGGCCGCGGTGGCCGCGTGCTGGTGGACGAAGGGCCGGCGCTTGGCCTGCACcggcagccacagcagcagccccaggagggaGAGCGGCAGCGCCAGCACCAGCGCCAGCACCAGGACCGGTGCCACCAGCACCCGTGCGCCCAGCCCGAGGCAGCGCCCGGCCCGGTGCCGCCGCCAGCGCGCCCGCTGGGCCGTGGTgggctgcagggccagcagccgGTCCAGCGCCCAGTAGCCGGGGGTCAGCAGCGCCTCGGCCACCGCGGCCACCGCAGCCAGGGCCCCGTTGGGGAAAGGGGTGTCCGGCAGAGTGGACGGGGGTGGCCACGACATCGGGGCGTCCTGGTCCGGTTCGGAGGCTCCGGCGCAGTTGGCACAACCTGCGGGAAGAGGCCCCGGTGAGTGGCCGGTGGCCAGGGGGGGACTCCGGCCATGTCCCGGTCACCGGGAGAATGTCCCGGGATGGAGCAGGACCCTCTGTGCCCCGCGTGCCACCGTGGGAAAATCGGGAGTGGGACCCCCCTGGTCACTGTGGGAAACTCCTGTGGCCAGAgtgagaccccccccccctcccccccccagtCCTGGCCACCACCCCCGCCACGTCCCAAGCCCCGTGGGAAACTCACGTGGCCGGAGCAGGACCCCTCCCGCCCCATCCCGGCCACCGTGGGAAACTCCCGCGGCCGGGAGCTGACCCCACCCCTCGGCCGGAGCTGACCCTCCCCCGCGGCCGGAGCTGACCCTCCCCCGCGGCCCGGAGCTGACCCCACCCCTCGGCCGGAGCTGACCCTCCCCCGCGGCCGGAGCTGACCCTCCCCCGCGGCCGGAGCTGACCCTCCCCCGCGGCCCGGAGCTGACCCTCCCCCGCGGCCGGAGCTGACCCTCCCCCGCGGCCCGGAGCTGACCCTCCCCCGCGGCCGGAGCTGACCCTCCCCCGCGGCCCGGAGCTGACCCTCCCCCGCGGCCCGGAGCTGACCCTCCCCCGCGTCCCAGCTGCCACCGTGGGAACGTCCCGGGACCGTCCCCTCGTCCCGGGGCCGCAGCGGGAGCCGGGAACGGGGGCGACGGGCACGGGACCCCCCCGCCCGGTGTCCCTGCAGGGTCCCCACAGGgtccccgggacccccgaggTCACCTCAGGTGGGTCCAGCCGTGGGGAGCCCCCGAGCCGGGACCCCGAAGGTGCTGCCGgtcccttccttcctgcccgGTGGCCCCGGTGACGCCGGCGGTGGCCACTCGCGCCCCCTGACCCGCCCCCGCCCGCAGCTGCCCCCTCACCTGGCCCCGGCCTCGGGGGGGTCCGGGGCCACCGGGACTCGGGACAGGCTGAGACCGGCCAGGTGAGGCCCGGCCCCTGCCGTTGTCCAGGTGAGTTTTGGCCCCTGAGTCCGGCCAGGTGAGGCCCGGCCGGCCGGTCTGGCCCGACAGGTTCCCGGCAGCTCCGAGCCCCGCGGCCACGGCAGGGCCGGACACGGCACGTGGCCGGTGACACCTCACCTGGGCCAGTGACACCTCACCCGGGCCAGTCACACCTCACCGGGGCCAGTCACACCTCACCCGGGCCAGTGACACCTCACCCGGGCCAGTCACACCTCACCCGGGCCAATCACACCTCACCTGGGCCAGTGACACCTCACCCGGGCCAGTCACACCTCACCCGGGCCAATCACACCTCACCCGGGCCAGTCACACCTCACCTGGGCCAGTCACACCTCACCCGGGCCAATCACACCTCACCCGGGCCAGTGACACCTCACCTGGGCCAGTCACACCGCACCTGGGCCAGTCACACCTCACCCGGGCCAGTCACACCTCACTTGGGCCAGTGACCCCTCACCCGGGCCAATCACACCTCACCTGGGCCAGTGACACCTCACCCGGGCCAGTCACACCTCACCCGGGCCAATCACACCTCACCTGGGCCAGTCACACCTCACATGGGCCAGTCACACCGCACCTGGGCCAGTCACACCTCACCCGGGCCAGTGACCCCTCACCCGGGCCAGTGACCCCTCACCCGGGCCAGTCACACCTCACTTGGGCCAGTGACCCCTCACCCGGGCCAGTCACACCTCACATGGGCCAGTCACACCTCACTTGGGCCAGTGACACCTCACCTGGGCCAGTCACACCTCACCCGGGCCAGTCACACCTCACCCGGGCCAGTCACACCTCACTTGGGCCAGTGACACCTCACCCGGGCCAGTGACACCTCACCTGGGCCAGTCACACCTCACCCGGGCCAGTCACACCTCACTTGGGCCAGTGACCCCTCACCTGGGCCAGTGACACCTCACCTGGGCCAGTCACACCTCACCCGGGCCAGTCACACCTCACCCGGGCCAGTCACACCTCACTTGGGCCAGTGACCCCTCACCCGGGCCAGTCACACCTCACTTGGGCCAGTGACACCTCACCCGGGCCAATCACACCTCACCTGGGCCAGTGACACCTCACCCGGGCCAGTCACACCTCACCCGGGCCAATCACACCTCACCCGGGCCAGTCACACCTCACCTGGGCCAGTCACACCTCACCCGGGCCAATCACACCTCACCCGGGCCAGTGACACCTCACCTGGGCCAGTCACACCTCACCCGGGCCAGTCACACCTCACTTGGGCCAGTGACCCCTCACCCGGGCCAATCACACCTCACCTGGGCCAATCACACCTCACATGGGCCAGTCACACCTCACCCGGGCCAGTCACACCTCACATGGGCCAGTCACACCTCACCTGGGCCAGTCACACCTCACCCGGGCCAGTGACCCCTCACCCGGGCCAGTCACACCTCACCCGGGCCAATCACACCTCACCTGGGCCAGTCACACCTCACATGGGCCAGTGACACCTCACCTGGGCCAGTGACACCTCACATGGGCCAGTCACACCTCACCTGGGCCAGTCACACCTCACATGGGCCAGTCACACCGCACCTGGGCCAGTCACACCTCACCCGGGCCAGTGACCCCTCACCCGGGCCAGTGACCCCTCACCCGGGCCAGTCACACCTCACTTGGGCCAGTGACCCCTCACCCGGGCCAGTCACACCTCACATGGGCCAGTCACACCTCACTTGGGCCAGTGACACCTCACCTGGGCCAGTCACACCTCACCCGGGCCAGTCACACCTCACTTGGGCCAGTGACCCCTCACCTGGGCCAGTCACACCTCACATGGGCCAGTCACACCTCACTTGGGCCAGTGACACCTCACCTGGGCCAGTCACCCCTCACCCGGGCCAGTCACACCTCACCCGGGCCAGTCACACCTCACATGGGCCAGTCACACCTCACTTGGGCCAGTGACACCTCACCCGGGCCAGTCACACCTCACCCGGGCCAGTCACACCTCACCCGGGCCAATCACACCTCACCCGGGCCAATCACACCTCACCCGGGCCAGTGACACCTCACCTGGGCCAGTGACCCCTCACCCGGGCCAGTCACTCCTGCCTGACTCCACAGCTGCCCCACTCCCAGTGTGGGATAGTGCCggacactgggggcactgggaggcactggggatactggagtcactgggaattctgggggcactgggggcactgggaggcactggggatactggagtcactgggaattctggggacactggggatactggaGTCGCTGGAGTTACTGGGAGTGCTGTGAGCACTGGGGTTACTGGGAGcaatgggacactggggacagtggggactCTGGGGTCACTGGAGttgctggggacactggggatactggggacactgggaatgctggggacactggggatactgggggcactgggaatACTGGAagtgggggacactgggggttACGGGGGATGAGGGCAATACCGAGGGCACTGGGGctactggggacactggggacacccctgggggTCCCTCCCCTCCCGGCTCGCCCCTCGTCCCCGCGGTGGCGcgggtggcagggctggcacgTGCCACAGGTGACTCAGGCCGGGTGTGGCCCCGACACCCACGGGGGCCGAATTTGTGTCACCGGAGCCCGCGGGGACCGGACCCAGGACGgggtcccagtgtcccccagtgcccacccagaggggtcagtgccagtgtcccccagtgcccaCCCAGAGGGGTCAGTGCCAGTGTCACCCAGTGCCCACCcagaggggtcagtgctggggtcccagtgtcccccagtgcccaCCCAGAGGGGTCAGTGCCAGTGTCCACCACTGTCACCCAGTGCCCACCCAGAGGGGTCAGTgccagtgtcccccagtgcccaCTCATCAACCCAGTGGTGCCACCGGGCTCTGTCCCCGTACAGGGGGTGGCAGCACATGGCCCGTGCTGGCCCGGTGGCACCGCCATTGTCCCCGCGGTGCTGGCAGTGACACCGCCATTGTCCCCGCGGTGCTGGCAGTGACACCGCCATTGTCCCCGCGGTGCTGGCCCGGTGGCACTGCCATTGTCCCCGCGGTGCTGGCAGTGACACCGCCATTGTCCCCACAGTGCTGGCCCGGTGGCACTGCCATTGTCCCCGCGGTGCTGGCAGTGACACCGCCATTGTCcccacagtgctggcagtgaCACCGCCATTGTCCCCACGGTGCTGGCCCGGTGGCACCGCCATTGTCCCCGCGGTGCTGGCAGTGACACCGCCATTGTCCCCACAGTGCTGGCCCGGTGGCACCGCCATTGTCCCCGCAGTGCTGGCAGTGACACCGCCATTGTCCCCGCGGTGCTGGCAGTGACACCGCCATTGTCCCCACAGTGCTGGCCCGGTGGCACTGCCATTGTCCCCACAGTGCTGGCCCGGTGGCACTGCCATTGTCCCCGCGGTGCTGGCAGTGACACCGCCATTGTCCCCACAGTGCTGGCCCGGTGGCACCGCCATTGTCCCCGCGGTGCTGGCCCGGTGGCACTGCCATTGTCCCCACGGTGCTGGCAGTGACACCGCCATTGTCCCCGCGGTGCTGGCAGTGACACCGCCATTGTCCCCACAGTGCTGGCCCGGTGGCACCGCCATTGTCCCCGCGGTGCTGGCAGTG carries:
- the LOC116451755 gene encoding sphingomyelin phosphodiesterase 5-like, with protein sequence MSGGGGHPGQVEVAMVACGGCANCAGASEPDQDAPMSWPPPSTLPDTPFPNGALAAVAAVAEALLTPGYWALDRLLALQPTTAQRARWRRHRAGRCLGLGARVLVAPVLVLALVLALPLSLLGLLLWLPVQAKRRPFVHQHAATAATPEPWDPRRPRGFTFLTANLCLMPSGLARFSNLGSTRWRAMVIGQRLAPGAPAEGSGHRDGLLEPQRGDGGGYGGTLSTVAWGQPGSGSGPGAPGGDPWTAASPSAPVASTMPWPEMAMANPTPVANPRPAVDSVPTLAVPMTNAAPGAAPSPAATLGPERSVPLANPMPSVLTTRIPPDTDFMCLQEVFDATAATILRRRLGRHFPHVLWGVGPGGLRCGQLRVLGSGLVLASRFPPLAARFHPFPNAAREDALANKGLLVAQVLLGMGRGQRVVGYLGCTHLQAPAADATIRDVQLSLVLRWLWEFRREHEQPGDLVAFDVLCGDLNFDNCSRGDAQNQQHPLFKEFWDPARCDPGQDQPWAIGTLLDCLKIYEEAVSTPENMKRTLSQPRGREQFLAAPILSCGAPDPAAPRPWQGRRVDRTLLRRDPALATEVTGLLVITQLATLSDHLPVALRLRLGPADL